In Bordetella holmesii ATCC 51541, the following proteins share a genomic window:
- a CDS encoding MOSC N-terminal beta barrel domain protein, with product MSVTYQPIADCGSTAQAEAQPYHRRWLVSNDAGQWLSRELAPRLAEINVDVRLGYLVLRAPGMLRLDIPLDVIEDDDSVRYQILIGGQTVDVVDEGELASAWMSNYLGIPARLLKVHPDMAAVRWPV from the coding sequence ATGAGCGTCACCTATCAACCCATCGCCGATTGCGGCTCGACTGCTCAGGCCGAGGCGCAGCCCTACCATCGGCGCTGGCTGGTCAGCAACGACGCCGGCCAATGGCTGTCACGCGAGCTCGCCCCTAGGCTGGCCGAGATCAACGTCGATGTGAGATTGGGATACTTGGTCCTGCGTGCGCCAGGCATGCTGCGTCTGGATATTCCGCTGGATGTTATCGAAGATGATGACAGTGTGCGCTACCAGATCCTGATCGGCGGGCAGACGGTCGACGTCGTTGACGAGGGCGAGCTGGCGTCGGCCTGGATGTCCAACTATCTGGGTATCCCGGCGCGCCTGCTCAAAGTGCATCCCGATATGGCAGCGGTGCGCTGGCCTGTCTAA